The Myxococcales bacterium DNA window GCTACCAGGTCGACGGGCTCGAGCACGTGCCGCGCACGGGCCCGGCGCTGATCACCAGCTACCACGCGCTGACGGTGATCGACATGTGCCTGCTCGGGCGGCGGATCTTCCTGCGCGACCGCCGGCTGCCGCGCGCGCTCACCGACAAGCTGATGTTCTCGTTCCCGGTGATCCGGGATCTGTTCGCGACCCTCGGCGTCGTGGTCGGCACGCAGGACAACGCGGTCGGGTTGCTGCGCGCCGGCGAGCTGTCGGTGTGCATGCCCGGCGGCGGCCTCGAGTGGGCGCGCTCGTCGCGGCAGCGCTACCAGCTCCGCTGGGGCGACCACCGCGGCTACGCCCGGCTCGCGATCCGCACCGGCGTGGCGATCATCCCGACCGCCTGCCCCGCCGCCGACCGGGTGTTCGTGGTGCCCTACGACGGCTGGAAGGCCGGCGAGCTGGCGCGGCGCTGGCTCGGGCTGTCGCGCACGATCCCGCTGCCGCTGCCGCTCGGGCTGCCGTTCGGGCTGCCGATCCGCCTGACCCAGCGGGTCGGCGCGCCGATCTGGCCCGACGCGCCGCCCGAGGCCGCCGACGATCCAGCCGAGGTCGCCCGGCTCGACGAGCGCGTCCGCGCGGTCATCCGCGAGCTGCTCGCGCGCGGGTAGCCCGAGGCCCCGCGCCCAGGCGTCAGAACACCAGCAGGTCGTTGTCGCTGTCGCCGGTCATCACGAACCAGTTGCTCTGCGCGGTCGTCGGCCGGCCGTCGTGACAGTACGTGCGGAAGCCACCAGCGCGGCGGTACGTGACGTAGCCGCAGGCCGCGAGCGCGGCCTTCATCGGCCCGTGGGTGGTCTCGCACCGGATCCGCCGGGTCCCGGTCGCCGCCAGATCCTCGGTCGCGCGGTCGCACAGTGCGATCAGCAGCGTCGGCTCGTCGGCGGGCCCGAGGTAGTCGACGATCACCGACTCGGCCGCGTCCTGGCGCGTGATCAACAGCCCGCGCAGCACGCCGCCGCGCCGGGCCGCGACCCAGCGGTACCGCAGCGTCGGCGCGTCGCGGTAGCGCCACGTCAGGTACGCGCCGGTGCGCGCGACCGCGTCGCCGTACTGCCCGGCGACCCGGCACCACAGCGCGTCGAGCTCGGCCGGCTCGACGGCATCTTCGACCGCGACGTCGCAGCCGAGCTCGGCGGTGGCCCGACGGCGCCGGCCGCCGACCAGGCGCGCGCCGGTGGTGAGCGCGTTCTTGGCCAGCCCCTTGGCGCCCGCCTCGTCGAGGTAGCAGAACATCGTCGTCAGCGACTCGTCGCGCGGCCACCGCAGCTGCTCGAAGATCGGATCGCTCATCGGGCTGATGCCGAGCGCCAGCATCACCGGCGCGCGCTCGGCCACGCGGTTGACCAGCGCCTTGCCGAAGCCGCGCCCGCGGTGCTTCGCCGACACGTACATGTCGACGCTCCAGCAGCCCAGCGTCGGCGTGCCGCGGAACTGGACCTCGACCGGGATGAAGCCGTTGATCGCGACGATCTCGCCGTCGACCGTGCCGATCAGGAACGGCGACATGTCCGCGCGCGCCGGGTTGGCGAAGAACTCCCACGCGAACACCGCCGCCTTCGCGCGGGCGTAGTCGGGGTGGCGCCCGTCCGCCAGCAGCGCGATGACCGTGTCGCGGTCGTCGGGGCGGTAGTCACGGAACTCGATCTCGGGCAAGGCGCGGCATCATGCGCCAGTCCGCACGACCACGCCGCATCCACGGGCCGCGTTCGCACGGCCGCGCCATCAGCGTTTCCCTGACGCCGACGCCGTTTCGGTCCAAGGTGGGGCTCCCACCGCTGGAGCACCCGATGTCCGCCACCGCGACCACCGTCGTCACGCTCACCGTCGTCCTCGCCGCCGCCGCCGCGGCCGCCGAGCCGCGCGCCGTGCTCACCTACGAGACCGGCCCCGCGTACATCGTCCAGAACGACGGGCGCTACGGCGCCGCCGGCACGCCGTACCAGGCCGGCGACGTCGGCCAGCAGGACACGCTGATCCGCGCCGAGCGCGCGACTGTCGAGCTGGTGCTCGGCCGCCACCGCGTCGTGGCGCTGTACGCGCCGTTCCTGGTCGACACCCGGGCCACCCTCGCCGCCGACCTCCAGTTCCGCGACACGCGGTTCACCGCCGGCACGGTCGTCGATCATCGCTACCGGTTCGACGGATACCGCGCCTCGTACCTGTACCAGCTCGGCGGCGATCGGCTCGCGCTCGGGCTCGGGGGCTCGCTGCAGATCCGCAGCGCCGACGTCGCGTTCACCAGCGCCGACGGCGCGCGCCGCGGGGTGCAGTCGGACATCGGCCTGGTGCCCGCGCTCAAGGCCCGGCTGAGCTACGTGCCCGGGCGCGCGTGGGCGACGCTCGAGGTCGACGGCTCGTCGACGTTCGGCCTCGTCGGCGACACCAGCGGCGCGCTCTACGACGTCGCGGTCATCGGCGGCTACGCGTTCCACCCGGACGTGTCGCTCTACGGCAGCCTGCGCCTCGTCGGCGGGGGCGCCGAGGTCCCGGCGCAGGAGATCGACAACTGGGCCAACTTCGTGAGCGCGTCGCTGGGCGTCCGCGTCGAGCTCGAGCGTGCGGCGCCCCCGCGCAGCCGCCGGCGCTGGTAGCCGACTACTTGCCGTTGGCGGTGTCGCGGCAGGCGGTGAACTCGTGCTTGAGCGCCTCGGCCTGGTCCTCCTGGGCCTTGGACATGCTGCCCTCCTTGAGCCCCTCCTCCCAGCGCTTCTGGGCGACGTTGATCTTGGGGACGCAGTTGCCCGGCGCGCCGCTCTTGGCGCACGCGCACATCTGATCGCGGTAGCCCTTCATCGTGGACACGGGATCGGAGCTGCCCTTGCCGCACGCGGCGGCGAACAGCGTGGCGATGACGAACCCGGCGAACATCGATTGCTTCATCGGAACCTCCGCCGCGACCTAGTGCACGGCCGGGGCCACGCGCCACCGGCCCGCCCGCCGCGGATCGCGGGGTCGGCCGCGACGGACCTCGTCGCGCGACGACGGCCGCCGTCGGGCGCGGCCGCGCAGCCCGCTGGCCTCGCCGCCACAGTAGGACGCGGCATCCTGACGCGGTGGGCCTGAACTAACCCATGATGTCGTGGGCTTGCGACCCATGAACCTGTCTCTATTCTCGATGCGTTGGCGCCAAATTCGGCAGTGATCTCGAATGGATAGAGGGTAGGATCCGGTCCCCAGGTAGATCGGATGGCGGGCTGGTGCGTTGGAGGGCGGGCGGCTGGGGCCGTGGTGTTCACCCTTTGCGAGGCGGAGATGATGCGACTGCAGGATCGGCGCTGGATCACGTACGCGGGGCTGGCGATGGTGGTGGCCGGGTGCACGCCGCGGAGAGTGGTGGCGCCGACGGCGGCGGCGCCGAGCGGCGGGGTGGTGGCGGCGGGCTCGACGGCGCCGGCGGCGCACGACGTGGCCGACGCGGGCTCGGACGCCCAGGCGCTGACGTCGCGCGTGAGCAAGGTGACGGTGTACTCGGACCGCGCGCGCGTCAGTCGGCAGGCGACGGCGGCCTTGACCAGCGAGCCGACGGTGTTCGCGTTCCGGAGCCTGCCGGGCTGGGTCGACGACGGCTCGGTCCAGGTCTCGGCCAGCGCCGGGCGCATCGTCGACGTGCGGGTCGACCGACGGTTCCTGGCCCAGGCCACCGACGCCAGCTGGCGCCGGGTCGAGGCCGAGCACAAGGCGCTGACGGCCAAGCGCGCGGCGCTGACCGACGAGGTCGCGGTGCTCGACGCGCAGAAGGCGCAGATCGAGGCGATCAAGGCGTTCTCGCTGGCCAAGATCACGCAGGACACCGTCATCGGCGACGTCAGCGTCCAGAGCTACGGCGACGTGCTCGGGTTCATCACCGCGTCGTTGCGGACCACGGCGTCGGCGCGCCGCGACGTCGCCGCCCAGCTCGACGAGCTCGCGCCCGAGCTCGAGGCCAGCCAGCGCCGGCTCGAGGACGCCAAGGGCCTGATGAAGCTCGAGGAGACGACCGTGCTGGTCACGCTCCAGGCCGGCGCGCCGACCTCGGCCACGGTCGAGCTGACGTACATGCTGCCGGGCGTCACCTGGGAGCCGATGCACGAGCTGCGCGCGAGCACGACCGACGCCAAGAACGTCGAGGTCATCTCGTTCGCGTCGCTCAGCCAGACCAGCGGCGAGGACTGGGGCGGCGCCGAGCTGTCGTTCTCGACCCAGTCCACCACGCAGTCGGTGCGCATCCCCGAGCTCGAGGCGCTGACGCTCGGCGACACCCAGACCGCGACCCGGATCCTCACCACCCAGGCGTCGTCGTTCACCCGCGCCCAGCAGGCGTTCGCCGGCCAGAGCCAGATGTGGAACATGGTCCACCAGGACGCGTCGGCGATGCGCGCCCGCGCCAGCTTCGAGCAGGTCTACCAGAGCAACGTCGAGTACCTGGAGGTGGTCCAGGGCCGGACCGTGTCGATCTTCGAGAGCCTCGAGAAGCGCGGCACCACCGCGCACTTCACGGCGCAGCCGGTCGCGAGCGTCCGCGGCGACGGCCACCCGGTGCGGCTGCTGATCGGCCGCAGCGTCCTGGGCTCGACCCAGCAGATCGTCGCCGCGCCCGAGCAGAGCCTCAGCGCCGCGCGCACCCTGGCGATGACCAACGCCACCGGCCAGGCGCTCCTGCCCGGCAAGGTCGCGCTCTACCAGGACGGCACGTTCCTGGGCCTGACCGACATCGCCTTCATCGCCCAGGGCGAGCGCTTCGCGCTGTTCCTGAGCGTCGCCGATCAGCTCAAGCTGACGCGCCAGCTCGACCGCAAGCAGAGCACGCTCATCCGCAAGGCCCGCAACCAGATGCAGGTCGTGTTCGTCGTCACCGTCGAGAACCTCGGCGCCGAGGCGACCACGTTCACGCTGGCCGACCGCATCCCGGTGTCCGAGAACAAGGACATCAAGGTCGACAAGGTCGCGATCACGCCCGCGGTCAAGCCCGACGCCCAGGGCCTCCTGCACTGGGAGCTGACCCTCAAGCCCGGCGAGCGGCGCGAGTTCCGGATCGGCTACCAGGTCGAGTACCCGGCCGAGCTGGTGATCGAGACCAACCGCCGGCGCATGCTCGACCCGTCGTCGCCGTCGAAGTCCCGGATCGAGGATCAGATCATGGAGCTCGAGAACGACCTGTAGCCGGGCGCGCGGGGCCTGCGATCGGCCGGCGCCCCGCCGTCAGAACGTACAGTCCGGGATCAGCAGCGGCAGGTCGTCGCCGATGCTCTGACACTGCGGGACCTGATCGCAGATGACGATCGTCGCGCTGTTCCAGGTGCCCTCGGCCGATCCGGCGACGCCGTCCTCGAGGGAGACGGTCCAGGTGCCCTGGGCCGCGAGGCCGTCGAACTCGCTCTCGAAGTCGGTGAAGGTCTCGCCGGCTACCGGGACCAAGAAGTTCACGCCGACGCCCTGGAACGACAGCTGGCCGCCGAGCTCGTCGGGCACGTCATGGGTCACGTCGACGTAGACACGCACGCTGTCGATCGTCATCGGGGACGCCGAGTCGAGGTCGCGCCAGACGAACGACGGCGTGCACTCGACCTCGCCGCCCCCGCCGCCCCCGCCGTCGTCGCCGCCGAGGCCGTCGATCAGCGCGCAACCGCTGGCGCCGAGCGCGACCACCGCGATCAGCGCGCGCATCAGAACGACCCCACGATCAGGCCGACGCCCACCGGGTAGAGGACCGCGGGCGCGAAGTCGAGGGCGTCGAGCGAGCCGTTGTTCGACGAGTCGGGCATCAGGTCGATGAGCATGCCGCCGATGATGGCCGCGCTGGCGAGGCCGATCATCAGCGCGCGCGGCTTGCCCTTCTTGGCCGGCGGCGGCGGGGGCACCGGGGTGCGGGCCGCCTCGGCCGCGCGGGCTGCCTCGGCCGCGCGGGCCTCCTCGGCGACGCGGGCCGCCTCGGCGACGCGGGCCGCCTCGGCGGCGCGGGCCTCCTCGGCGGCGCGCGCGGCCTTGATCTCCTCGACGGTCTTGTTGCTGGCCGCGGCCTCGGCCCGGAGCCGATCGGCCTCGGCCCGCGCCGCCGCGGCGTCGGCCTCGGCCTTGCGCCGCGCGGCCTCCTCGGCCCGGAGCTGCTCGGCCGTCGGGCCGGTCGGATCGCCGGGCTTGGTCGCGAGCTGGACCTCGAGCGCGGTGATGAACTCCTTGGCGGTCTTGGCCTGGGCGCCCTTGGGCTCGGCCGCGAGGTACTTCTTGTAGAAGTCGATCGCCGGCGCGGGGCGACCGGCGAGGCGGTGGACCTGCCCGATGTTGAACAAGAGCACCGGGTGCGGCACCAGCTCGTAGGCCTTGCCGAACATCGTCAGCGCGGTGTCGTAGTCGCCGGCGTTCTGGGCCGCGAGGCCCGCGTCGACGTAGCTCTTGGCGGCCTTCTGCTTGTCGGCCGCCGAGGTCGGCTGCGCCGCGGCCGGCGCGATGTGCACGAGCACCACGACCGGCACGAGCAGGGCACAGCAGAGCGAGGTCAAGGTCGACAGCAGCGCGCGACGGATCATGAGTGCTCCAGAGGTCAGGGCTTGTGACGTATTTCAGTCGAGCGCAGATCCGCGTCCCGGATCTCGCGTTGTGGAGGGGCTCGGCGACAGGCCGCCCAGGAACTCAGAGCTTGTCAGTATTTCGGTCGAGCACCGGTCCATGCGCCGGGCGTTTCGCGTCTCGGAGGGGAGGCTCGTCGGGGCTTGCCCCCGACGAGGGGAGGCCTGGCGACAGGCCGCCCAGGAACTCAGGGGCCGAACGGGTTCACGCTGTCGTCGCGGTCGGTGTGGGTCCCGGCGCGCGGACGCTTCTTCAGGTCGACCCGCTGCGTGCTCGACGCGTCGGCGGGCGCGGTCACGGTCGCGTCGACGTGACCCTTGAGCCGGACGGTGAGCGCGAGCTGGCCGTCGGCGGGCGGGCGCGTGCCGTGGTACGGCGTGGTGCCGAGTTCGACCCCGTCGAGCAACACGGTCGCCCCGGCGGGCTTGGAGTCAACCACCAGCTCGATCGGCGCGGGCGCGGGCGGCGCGACCGGGGTCGGCGCGACCGGGGTCGGCGCGGGTGCGGCGACCGGCGTGGGCTCGACCGGCGGCGGCGCGGCGACCGGCGCCGCCTCGGCCGCGGCGGGTGGGGTCGACTTCGCGCCGCTGCCGCCGCCCGCGACGATCGCGAGCACCGCGATCGCCGCGACCGCGAGCACGCCGGCGCCGATGAACAGCGGCGTCCGCGACCGGGCCAGGGGCGGCCCCCCGGCGCTGGTCATGAGGCGAGCCGAGCCGCTGAGCGTCGTCGGGCCCGAGATCATCGGGCTGGTGGGCAGGTGGCCGCCACCGACGACCGCGGGCCCGGTGCGGTAGGCCGCCCCGCCCGACAGCGCGTCGACCGCGTGGATGATCTCGGCCGCGGTCTGGATCCGGTACTCGGGATCCTTGGCCAGCAGGCGCTGCATCAGCTGGTCGAGCTCGGGCCCGGCGTCGGGCACGAGCGACAGGAGCGGCGGCGGCGGCACGTGGATGTGGGCCGCGAGCACGTCGCCGACGCCCTCGCCGACGAACGGCGGTCGCCCGGTGAGCAGCTCGAACAGGATGCAGCCCAGCGAGTACAGGTCAGCGCGGTGGTCGAGGCTGACGCCGCGGCACTGCTCGGGGGCCATGTACGTCGGCGTGCCCATGACCGTGCCGGTGCGGGTCTTGCTGCTCTGCTCGCCGTCACCGGTGAGCTTGGCGATGCCGAAGTCGAGCAGCTTGATCCGCTCGCCGCCCGGCACCTCGGGGTCGGGCACCAGGAACACGTTGTCGGGCTTGAGATCGCGATGGACGATGCGCTGAGCGTGGGCCGCCGCGAGGGCGCCGGCGATCTGCCGCACGACCAGGAGCGCGCCCTCCACCGACATGCGCCCGCGCAGCATGCGCGCCGCGAGGCTCTCGCCGGCGAGCAACTCCATGACGATGTAGGCCGAGCCGTCGGCGCAGTATCCGAAGTCGAAGATCTCGACGATGCCCGGGTGCCGGATCGCCGTCGCCGCCCGGGCCTCGTTGAAGAACCGGGTGACGATGTCCTGGTTCTGGGACAGCTCGGGCAGCAGCACCTTCACCGCGGCGTGGCGACCGATCAGCGCATGCTGCGCCGCGTAGACCACCCCCATCCCACCGTGTCCGATGGAACCGGTGATCCGGTACTGCCCCACCATCGTGCCGATCATCGTCTGGACGCTATCACGGCCCCCGCGCGGCTGTCACAGGGCTGTGAGGGCGGCGCCCGGCGGCCGTCAAGGGGG harbors:
- a CDS encoding acyltransferase family protein — encoded protein: MVADTSTEGARGLRTYQPGDEHRLEPPDPERVGWLLELLDLADRYHRYQVDGLEHVPRTGPALITSYHALTVIDMCLLGRRIFLRDRRLPRALTDKLMFSFPVIRDLFATLGVVVGTQDNAVGLLRAGELSVCMPGGGLEWARSSRQRYQLRWGDHRGYARLAIRTGVAIIPTACPAADRVFVVPYDGWKAGELARRWLGLSRTIPLPLPLGLPFGLPIRLTQRVGAPIWPDAPPEAADDPAEVARLDERVRAVIRELLARG
- a CDS encoding tetratricopeptide repeat protein, with protein sequence MIRRALLSTLTSLCCALLVPVVVLVHIAPAAAQPTSAADKQKAAKSYVDAGLAAQNAGDYDTALTMFGKAYELVPHPVLLFNIGQVHRLAGRPAPAIDFYKKYLAAEPKGAQAKTAKEFITALEVQLATKPGDPTGPTAEQLRAEEAARRKAEADAAAARAEADRLRAEAAASNKTVEEIKAARAAEEARAAEAARVAEAARVAEEARAAEAARAAEAARTPVPPPPPAKKGKPRALMIGLASAAIIGGMLIDLMPDSSNNGSLDALDFAPAVLYPVGVGLIVGSF
- a CDS encoding mucoidy inhibitor MuiA family protein, translated to MMRLQDRRWITYAGLAMVVAGCTPRRVVAPTAAAPSGGVVAAGSTAPAAHDVADAGSDAQALTSRVSKVTVYSDRARVSRQATAALTSEPTVFAFRSLPGWVDDGSVQVSASAGRIVDVRVDRRFLAQATDASWRRVEAEHKALTAKRAALTDEVAVLDAQKAQIEAIKAFSLAKITQDTVIGDVSVQSYGDVLGFITASLRTTASARRDVAAQLDELAPELEASQRRLEDAKGLMKLEETTVLVTLQAGAPTSATVELTYMLPGVTWEPMHELRASTTDAKNVEVISFASLSQTSGEDWGGAELSFSTQSTTQSVRIPELEALTLGDTQTATRILTTQASSFTRAQQAFAGQSQMWNMVHQDASAMRARASFEQVYQSNVEYLEVVQGRTVSIFESLEKRGTTAHFTAQPVASVRGDGHPVRLLIGRSVLGSTQQIVAAPEQSLSAARTLAMTNATGQALLPGKVALYQDGTFLGLTDIAFIAQGERFALFLSVADQLKLTRQLDRKQSTLIRKARNQMQVVFVVTVENLGAEATTFTLADRIPVSENKDIKVDKVAITPAVKPDAQGLLHWELTLKPGERREFRIGYQVEYPAELVIETNRRRMLDPSSPSKSRIEDQIMELENDL
- a CDS encoding serine/threonine protein kinase, which encodes MGVVYAAQHALIGRHAAVKVLLPELSQNQDIVTRFFNEARAATAIRHPGIVEIFDFGYCADGSAYIVMELLAGESLAARMLRGRMSVEGALLVVRQIAGALAAAHAQRIVHRDLKPDNVFLVPDPEVPGGERIKLLDFGIAKLTGDGEQSSKTRTGTVMGTPTYMAPEQCRGVSLDHRADLYSLGCILFELLTGRPPFVGEGVGDVLAAHIHVPPPPLLSLVPDAGPELDQLMQRLLAKDPEYRIQTAAEIIHAVDALSGGAAYRTGPAVVGGGHLPTSPMISGPTTLSGSARLMTSAGGPPLARSRTPLFIGAGVLAVAAIAVLAIVAGGGSGAKSTPPAAAEAAPVAAPPPVEPTPVAAPAPTPVAPTPVAPPAPAPIELVVDSKPAGATVLLDGVELGTTPYHGTRPPADGQLALTVRLKGHVDATVTAPADASSTQRVDLKKRPRAGTHTDRDDSVNPFGP
- a CDS encoding GNAT family N-acetyltransferase, which gives rise to MPEIEFRDYRPDDRDTVIALLADGRHPDYARAKAAVFAWEFFANPARADMSPFLIGTVDGEIVAINGFIPVEVQFRGTPTLGCWSVDMYVSAKHRGRGFGKALVNRVAERAPVMLALGISPMSDPIFEQLRWPRDESLTTMFCYLDEAGAKGLAKNALTTGARLVGGRRRRATAELGCDVAVEDAVEPAELDALWCRVAGQYGDAVARTGAYLTWRYRDAPTLRYRWVAARRGGVLRGLLITRQDAAESVIVDYLGPADEPTLLIALCDRATEDLAATGTRRIRCETTHGPMKAALAACGYVTYRRAGGFRTYCHDGRPTTAQSNWFVMTGDSDNDLLVF